The sequence below is a genomic window from Candidatus Kapaibacterium sp..
GGCGTCATAGTCGAATATTTGAAATATTTCAGCCAATTCCCTCCATTCGATAATGAAGGCAATTTGGTCATGAATTTCGAGGGGAACGAATTTTTGCCTTCGACAGTACAATCGGTTTTTGCACAACATCTCGAATCACTATCGGACGAAGACCGAAACTTATTGGCAATTTGTAGTGCCGAAGGGCGAGAATTCACTGCAAACATCGTTTCCCAATTGTTCAATCTTGACGTATTGAGCACTATCAAAAAATTACGTTCGCTACAAAATAATACGGGAATTATAAAAAGTATCGGCGCCCAAGTTCGATACGGTGTCAAAACCACAGTTTACAAATTCACACAGGCTTTTTACCATTCATTTTTCGAAAATTCACTCGAATATGAAGAATATACTGCTTTGCACGGACAAATTGCAGCACTGCTAAAGCAAAAATATGAAGCTACCGAAGATGAAAACCTGCGAAGCGAAATAGCTCCTTATCTCGCCGCACATAGTTCCGAATCCGGTGACGAAATCACCACTCGTGATATGTTGATGATAGCTGCGAAAGCGGCTGCCGACAAATATGGCAGTGCTGATATTATCAAAGATGCAGTTGCTGAATATTCTGATTTGGCAAAAGCTTCGGAGAGCGAAAATTTTGAGTACGAATTTGGCGAACTGCTCCACCAAACAGACGTGAATATCGAAACCACAATTAACGGTACGAATGGTGATGATTCGAGTTCATTCCAATCCTTTGAAACAGCTGAATTCAAATTCATCAGGAAATCTATAGTCAATGATTTGCTCAAAAACGATTATGATTCTGCTTTGTTGAAATCTCAACAGGTGCTAACGTCGCTATACGACGATTTGACTCACTTAGAAAAAATTCAAATACTTACACTTTCGGCTAAATCGAATCTTGCCAAAAAAGAATTTGATGCTGCCGACGAAAATTTGAAACAAGCATCGGCTTTGCTTTCGACATACACAGACCCTGTCGCCGAATCCATTGTGTATGTCAACATTGCATTGTACAATTTCCACCGAGACAATTTGAGCAAAGCATATTATTATTTAGATAAAGCGGCATCAATTTCAACTCATTTACCTTCGGAAGTGAAATTGCTTTTATTATCGGCGATTGCGATAATAACCAAGAATTCTTCTGCCGGAAAGGCTTCGGGATATTATGAAGCTGCAAATAAATTGAGCAAATCACTCAAATTTGAAAATTTCGGAAAAGAGCTAAAAGAGCTTGTTTAAGTGAATAAATAAACGAAATTCACAAATGAAAATCATATCTAAAATTATTATTATCTGGGTCGTGCTTTCAGGTGCAGCTTTGGGGCAAGTTTCCCCGAACATGAGCATCGAAATCATTGATGAAAAAGAAAATGCGGAGCGAATGAGCCGTGGTAATTCTAATTGGCTGAATCCGGATTATTACACGCCTCTAAGTCTGATTCAGCATTTAATGATTGAGGAAAATCGAACAAAAGAAGTGAATGTGACCACAATTATGGACGAATTCCCCGACGATTGGGTGACTAAATCTGATATTGAAACACTAATGACAATGGTTGAATCAACTCAAAAATGTGATTGTCTTGTCAATCCTCTTTCGTCCAATATTCCAACAGAGGAAGATGCCGATGTCGGTGGTTATGCTATAAAGTTTCTTAATGCATTTCGCAATCAAGAGAAAGTGTCAATCGGTTATTATATTTGCCCAAAAACAAGCCCGGAAGAAGTAGAAGAAATTCGAAATTGGTGGAATGAAGTAAATAAGTAAGATTTCCTTCCCCATTTACTAAAACTAAAAAAATAATAAGCTATTTTTTCGTGAATTGAAACAGCCCGCAAGCATAATCAGAATTTTCGAGAATGGAAATGTCTATGTTTTGGATGAAATTGCCGTCATCGTCAATTCCGGAAAGTTCGACTAACTGAAGTTCGTCAAAATATTCGAAAATTTGAGCCGGTGAATGAATTCGGTGTGCATTGAAGCATAGTCTTGGTTTCCCGACCGGTAGCGAAAAGTAGAGATTGCCGGTTGGAGCCAATATCCTTTGCAATTCCTTGCATGCTTTTTTTGTACCCAAAGGGTCAAGCGGGTCGCCATAACGCCCCAATCCAATATGCTCGGCAACGTGTAAGCAAGAAAGCGAATTTACCGAATCACTCTCGTAGGGCATTTCGAGAATACTCCCTGCGACAGATTTATAATTGCTAAGATTCGCATTCAATGGGCGAATGTCCACAAATGTAACGTGGGTAACCGCTGTTAGCAATCCGATAGTTTTGATAGACGACCCTACATCAATATGTTCGGGTGCTTTCGAATCGTAAATTTTCTTATATGCCCAAATGTCTTGGTAGAAGTAATGCCTATCGAATGGAGTGGTCTCCATTCGGTCGTGAAGGTTAGGATAAGTATCCATAAATCGAATTTTCTCTGCACCTACAGCGTTTCGATAGCGAATCCAATCACCAAAGAAACGGAAATACCGCGGGAATGCCCCTACAAATTTTATTGGGTCTAGAAATTGACTAAGCCACCTATATGCAAGATAGGCATTATCTTTGAATCCGTTGTTGAATTTTCTCATACTTTCAGTGCTAAATTAATTCAGCAATACTTACTTTTTGCCGACTAATTTTTTCACTTCTTGGAATAACTTTTTTTCGTCGCCGGGTGCGTAACCATTGTGCTCCCAAACAATTTCACCTTTGCCGTTGAGCAAAAAAGTATGAGGTGGGTTTGCAACATTCATAGCACGTTTGAAGTCAGAATTTTCGTCAATATATACCTCATATTTCCAATTACGTCCGCGTACAAAAGGAGCGACCTTTTTGCTGTTACGCGAATCATCTATCGAAATGGCAATGAGTTTGACGCCTGTTTGCTCTTGCCAATCAGGGTAAACGTCTGAGATATTGTTTAGTTCTTGAAGGCAAGGTTTGCACCATGTAGCCCAAAAACTGACAATCATCGGCTTGCCGTCATTGTTGAAGTCTGTAGTGTTTACAGTCTGACCCCGCATATCTTTGACTCTTGCAGAGGCTAATTTCTTGCCGCTATCTTGAGCAATCGTCACCATTGTGAATCCTATTGCCAGAAATATGACACTTATTAAGAATATTTGAGCATTTTTCATTTATTTTCTCCGAAACTGTAACTTTTTTAAATTAATTGTGTTATTTTAGAACGATATAAAAGTGTAAAAGTTTATTTTTAAAGGACAAAATTATGAATATTTTTCGACATATATTGATTTTTCTTTCAGTTTTGATGTTTTCGCCTTCACTTTTTGGGCAATCACTAGAGCTTGTAGAAGGCTCCGGATTTGCAGAAGGAACAGTTGAAGACGTGAACCCTCTTGCTGCTTACGCAACTTTCAAAAACGTTACAGAACAGCCTATATGGTTTAAAATATTCATGCTTACAGAAGGAATCACAGAAGGTCATACTGCAGCACTTTGCTGGCAAGTTTGCTACGAATATACTGACCTAAACTTCGAATCTCCCGAAGCTTATCCTTTAGATGCATTCGAATCTTCATTTCATGGTGATTTTAGTGCTTATCTTTTGCCTTACAAATTTTTAGGTATGGACGAAAACTTCGAACCTCAATACTCAGATCCCGTTCCAGGCGAAAGCTTAATCAGATTTGAATTTGTTAATACTGAAGACCCGGGAGATGTGCTTGTTTACGAAGTCTTATTCCGAGTCCTAAATCCCGGAAATGTGGAAGATGCAGCTATCGAAATTGTAAAAATTGCACCGAACCCTGCTTCATACTTCGTAGGCGTTACTCTTGATGAAGTTCAAGCTCAAACTGCTTCCAAAATCGAAATCTATGATTCAATCGGAAACTTGGTGAGCTCTGTGAATATGATGGGAATCGGCAATTATGCTAATATTAACGTTAGCAGCCTATCGCAAGGCATCTATCATTTGAATTTGGTCAATACTGACGGCAGCAGAAGTAAATTCCGCACGATAGCAATCCAAAGATAAGAATGCTTGATTTTGTACATAAAGCAAATGAATATGGCAGCATCGGGCTGCCATTTTTCTTTTTGGTTGATTTTGAGCTTGAAAAGCCAATTATAATGCCCTTGGACAGCTTGGCTGATGAGGGAATATTTTTCGATTTTGAAGGGCAGGCAAATTCCTCTATCACAAATATGATAAGCAAGGATTTCGCCTTCGAGAAGCATCCCGTCAGTCGCGAAGTCTATACTCAAGCATTTGTCAAAGTGCTCGAAAATATCAACTATGGCAATTCATACCTGACAAATCTAACTTTCGCCTCAGAAATCGAGTGTGACTTGGATTTCGAAACCATTTTCGCAAATTCGGAAGCAAAATTCAAATTGCTATTCCGTGATGAATTCGTTTGCTTTTCGCCGGAAATTTTTGTCAAAATCATTGATGGCAAAATCTTTTCATATCCGATGAAAGGCACAATTCCCTCCGAAATTCCAAATGCTTTGGAAATCATAATGGCTGATAAAAAGGAAGAAGCGGAGCACAACACGATTGTGGATTTGATTCGCAATGATTTATCAATCGTCTCCGAGAAAGTGGAGGTTCTTCGCTTTCGCTATCCCGATTATTTGCACACAAACACAAAAAATCTAATCCAAATAAGCTCCGAAATTTGCGGCTCTTTATCGAATAATTGGCAAAGCCGCATTGGAAATATTTTGGCTGCATTGCTTCCGGCAGGTTCGGTCAGCGGCGCCCCCAAAAAAAGAACTTTAGACATCATTGCCCAAGCCGAATCAGACAAACGTGGCTATTATACAGGTGTAGCCGGTATTTTCGATGGCAACAATTTGACTTCATGCGTTCTAATACGTTTTATCGAAAATCGTGCCGGCAAAAGCTATTTTCGCTCCGGTGGTGGAATTACATCTTTGAGCGATTTGGAAAGCGAATATCAAGAACTAATTGACAAAATCTATGTCCCCATTCATCGAAACACTTAGAATCAGAAACGGTGATATCCCCAATATTGATTATCACCAAAGTCGCATGACGCGAACAATATTTGCACACTACAATTTGGGCAATATACCTTTTCTCGAATTTGAAATTCGCGACCGTGCTAACGAACTTGATGCAGACATCACGTACAAATGCAGGGTCACTTATGGTAAATCAATCGAAAAAATCGAATTTGAAAAATATGATATAAAGCGTCAAATTGCAATCAAGGCTGTTACGGCAAATAATTTGCATTACTCCTTCAAATATGCCGACCGCAGCATTTTTCAAAAGCTTTTGGAGCAAAATCCGGACTACACCGATGTATTAATCATCAAAAATGGATGCGTCACCGATACGACTTATGCAAACATTGTGTTTGTCAGGGATGGCAAAATGTTCACACCCTCAACACCTCTTTTGGCAGGTACGATGCGACAATCATTGCTTGACACCGGATTAATTACCGTAGAACTCATCAGAAGGGAAGATTTAGCCGGATTTGATAAATTTTTACTTATAAATTCAATGATGGATTTGGACGAATCCCCAATTTATGATATAAGCCTTATTTCGGTTTAGCATTCAAAGGATTGATTCCCAAAGAGTCGGGAAAAAGTTCCTTCCAAGCAAAATTTACTCGTACGGCGCCAACTTCTGCGGGTGCAACCTGAAAACTATTGAAAATTACCGAACCACTATCCAGCATAAACAAAAAGTTCTTGAAATTTTCCAACACAGGCTCTGTCCCGTTCCGAATCCACGTAGTATCAGCATCCGGCATTTGGGCTGTTAATTTGCTAAAAGTAAGCTCTGAAAGCCGCTCCAATAGTGTGGTATCAGATTGCAGCACATCTTCGATGAAAATCGTCTCACCGCTCAACAGGTTGAAATTGAGCACTTTATTGTACTGAAGCACATTCTCAGACGGCAAATCGAGTTGCTCGAAATGAAAAATCAGCGATGAAATCAGCCTCGAATTATATGCCAAATCATATTCAATACTCAATTGCGAGAAGGGCGTCAGACTATCATTTTCAGCAACCGTTTCAATGGATTGACCACCCAAAAAAATCTTGAACGATGATACAGAGCCGTCCAGAATTTTCTCGATTTCTGCATTGAATTGCTTTCGGATGTTTTCACGCTCATAGTGCACCAATTCAGGGAATTGGGCATGTATGATGTAATTTGGCTCGGCACTCGTATCGGCAAAAGTGCGATGAATGAAAATCAAAGTGTCAGGCATCTGCGCTGTGCTCGTCAGTGAGTCTACGTTTGGGTATTGGTCACGATGTTGCCTTTGTGTTTCGCTGCACGAAACACATACCAAGCAAACCGCAAACAATATTAGAAATTTTTGTATCATAATCTAAACGAAAATAAGAAATTTTTGAAATAATCGGAGCTTTTTATGTTATTTTGCTTAATAAATTTGGTAAAACAGCCAAATTTGAGTAATTTCGTAAATTAATTATTAGTCATATTTTGAAAATTTAATTGAAGTATAAACTGAATTTGAACAACTAAATAACATTTAAAAATATAAGAGGAATTGTGTGATGTTTAAAAAACACATCCCATGGGCAGAACCCTACAAAATCAAGGTCGTAGAGCCCTTGAAAATGACAAGCCGTGAAGACAGAGTCAAAGCGATTCACGAAGCCGGATACAATACATTTTTGTTGAGGTCGGAAGACGTTTACATTGATTTCCTGACTGACAGCGGCACCAACGCTATGAGCGATGCACAATGGGCAGGAATGATGATGGGAGACGAAGCTTACGCAGGCTCCAAAAATTTCTACAGGCTCGAATCAGCTGTCCAAAAATATTATGGTTACAAGCATTTAGTTCCAACCCACCAAGGTCGCGGAGCCGAAAATTTGCTCTCGCAGGCAATGATTAAACCCGGCGATTACGTACCGGGCAATATGTATTTCACTACAACCAGATTTCACCAAGAGAAAGCCGGTGCTACTTTTATAGATGTCATTGTTGACGAAGCCCACGATACTGCATCACTCCATCCTTTCAAAGGCAATATTGACCTGCAGAAATACGAAGATTTAATCAATCGCGTTGGTGCAGACAAAATCCCCTACATTTGCGTTGCTGCTACTGTCAATATGGCAGGCGGACAGCCAATCTCGATGGAAAATATTCGTGCCGTCAAAGCATTATCCGACAAACACGGCATCAAAGTCATGCTCGATGCAACTCGTGCCGTCGAAAACGCCTACTTTATCCAACAACGCGAAGAAGGCTACAGCGACAAATCTGTGGCTGCAATTCTGCTCGAATTGTCCGGCTATTCAGACGGTGCCACAATGTCCGGCAAAAAGGACCTGCTCGTGAATATTGGCGGATTTGTAGCCGTCAACGATTGGGACTTATTCGAGGAATTGCGGAACATGGTCGTAGTTTACGAAGGTCTCCACACTTACGGCGGATTGGCGGGTCGCGACATGGAAGCAATGGCGATTGGGCTCGAAGAAGCAGTCCAAGACCAAAACATCGGCGCCAGAGTTCGCCAAGTTGAATATTTCGGCAAGCTCTTAGAAAAAGCAGACGTGCCATTCATCAAACCCGTCGGCGGACATGCGATTTTCTTGGATGCAAAACAGTTCTATCCGCATATTGACCAAGAGCAATTCCCGGCACAAGTCTTAGCCGCCGACCTCTACGTCGAATCCGGCGTTAGAGCAATGGAACGTGGCATCGTTTCCGCAGGACGCGACATCGTCACAGGCAAAAACCACAAACCCAAATTGGAACTCGTTCGCTTGACAATCCCGAGACGCGTCTATACACAAGCCCATTTCGACGTCGTCGCCTACTACGTAGAAGAACTCTACAAAAAGCGTCACGAAGCCAAAGGCTTAAAAATGGTTTACGAACCAAAATACCTAAGATTCTTCCAAGCCCGCTTCGAAAGACTGTAGTTTTTTTTTGGCATAATTTTCAACATGGGCTGTCCACCAAGGGCAGTCCATTTTTTTTGTTTTGTGGGGTTGGGGGTTGGGGTATGGGGGATAGGGTCTTTACCCCGAAGGGGTAACATATCTATGTCTCGTGTCTTTACCCCGAAGGGGTAACATGTTTATAGGAAAATTTGTCAAAAAATATTCATCCGACCTCGAAGAGGTCGAATATTATCGGGATTTTCATTTATTATGATTTTTTTTTGTCTATAAACTATATTTTGATTTTATTAAATCACTTAATTTATCCAATTTATTATAATTCATTTTCAATATTATGTTAGCAGAATTGACTTTATCAATTTGCTCTTTATACTCTAAGATTGGATTCATTGAAATCTGTAAAAGATTATTCTTGATTGAATTGATATTTTCAATAATTTCATTTAATATTTTTAACTCGTCAGAATTTAGTAGATACTTTAACTTTCTAAATAATATATTTAATTTCACTATTTGAGGAGAAATTAGAGTATCAAATTCGACAGAATGCTTTTTACCATCCATAGCGGTTAATGTATACATAACTTCAATATCATGGGCTATTTTTATATAAGTTTCATAGAAACCATTAATAACATCAAACCTCATCTTAATATAATTGATTTGTTCTATCTCTTTCAATTTGCTTTTGTAATTCCAATATAATGCAAAAACATTGCCAATTATTGATATTGTAAGTCCAATATAAGGAAACACATCCATCACCCTTCTCCCTCCACAATATTAATTTCTGTAGGTTCTGTAGAAAAATCGGAAATTCCGATTTTTCTATCACTATTTTTCTTAAACAAATTACTCAGTTTACCAACTTTCCTCATCACTTAAATCACCTTCATATTTATCAATTGAATTTGTTATCATGCAAATATAAATGTTTCAATTTTATAGTTTTCAACAAAAAGAGATTTTTTGAAAAATTTTCCTTTGCTATATACATTCAACTCCTTCGGAGTTGGCGTGGGTTTGTGGGCATCCTTTTGCTATAAATATGTTACCACTTCGTGGTAAAAACCTTTATTGGCTCTAAGCGGAGTGGCATGTGGAAAATTCCGCCGTACCATTCATTCAGAGTTGAATCCCCAATCCCCAATCCCCAAACCCCGAACCCCAAACCCCAAACCCCTAAACTTCCCCCTCCACAATCCTTATCTCTTCTTCGCTTAATTCGTAGAGCTGATAGACGAGTTGGTCTATTGTGCGGTCGGTGTGGTTGATTATGGCTTTGATTTCCTGTGCAAGGGAAGTCATTCGGGTTAGGCGTTCCGACCAGTCTTCTTTGTGAACGCCTTTGAGCTCGATTTTTAGCTTGCGGAGTTCGGCGGTGAAGTCTGCCCAACTGAGTTCGTACCAATTTTGCAGTTTGGTGCTTAGTTTTTCGATGCTGAAATCTGCTTTCAGTAGGTCAAGAAACTTATTCTTTACATCCTGCAACTCTTTATTTTTCTCAAGCATAATATCGGCAAGCTCTATGAATGGGACTTGTGCTTCTTTTGAAATTTGAACTAATGGTAT
It includes:
- a CDS encoding AAA family ATPase, with the protein product MKSKHSLVGIEQYLDLYRKGIAKLKKGSGSVILFSGDSGMGKSALLEHFDEFTKRNESTIISILTESNTPIGDFKIGKLQPLYSFSKAVEYLLDSKEQSPERRLAKNVGLTALAVIPLIGDVFYAVKEMGKDWRQFKKEKSSESVRKVSNVAADYYDTFLAFADKKPLVILMDDMHWSDAQSVELLGLMSERITEFPIMIVASYKESDLQAQGLPFYNYINKAEENPAITKFALEPFILDYIRDLSKEYFANYRGNNEFEKWIFDRSYGVPGVIVEYLKYFSQFPPFDNEGNLVMNFEGNEFLPSTVQSVFAQHLESLSDEDRNLLAICSAEGREFTANIVSQLFNLDVLSTIKKLRSLQNNTGIIKSIGAQVRYGVKTTVYKFTQAFYHSFFENSLEYEEYTALHGQIAALLKQKYEATEDENLRSEIAPYLAAHSSESGDEITTRDMLMIAAKAAADKYGSADIIKDAVAEYSDLAKASESENFEYEFGELLHQTDVNIETTINGTNGDDSSSFQSFETAEFKFIRKSIVNDLLKNDYDSALLKSQQVLTSLYDDLTHLEKIQILTLSAKSNLAKKEFDAADENLKQASALLSTYTDPVAESIVYVNIALYNFHRDNLSKAYYYLDKAASISTHLPSEVKLLLLSAIAIITKNSSAGKASGYYEAANKLSKSLKFENFGKELKELV
- a CDS encoding DUF268 domain-containing protein: MRKFNNGFKDNAYLAYRWLSQFLDPIKFVGAFPRYFRFFGDWIRYRNAVGAEKIRFMDTYPNLHDRMETTPFDRHYFYQDIWAYKKIYDSKAPEHIDVGSSIKTIGLLTAVTHVTFVDIRPLNANLSNYKSVAGSILEMPYESDSVNSLSCLHVAEHIGLGRYGDPLDPLGTKKACKELQRILAPTGNLYFSLPVGKPRLCFNAHRIHSPAQIFEYFDELQLVELSGIDDDGNFIQNIDISILENSDYACGLFQFTKK
- a CDS encoding TlpA family protein disulfide reductase, giving the protein MKNAQIFLISVIFLAIGFTMVTIAQDSGKKLASARVKDMRGQTVNTTDFNNDGKPMIVSFWATWCKPCLQELNNISDVYPDWQEQTGVKLIAISIDDSRNSKKVAPFVRGRNWKYEVYIDENSDFKRAMNVANPPHTFLLNGKGEIVWEHNGYAPGDEKKLFQEVKKLVGKK
- a CDS encoding T9SS type A sorting domain-containing protein, which produces MNIFRHILIFLSVLMFSPSLFGQSLELVEGSGFAEGTVEDVNPLAAYATFKNVTEQPIWFKIFMLTEGITEGHTAALCWQVCYEYTDLNFESPEAYPLDAFESSFHGDFSAYLLPYKFLGMDENFEPQYSDPVPGESLIRFEFVNTEDPGDVLVYEVLFRVLNPGNVEDAAIEIVKIAPNPASYFVGVTLDEVQAQTASKIEIYDSIGNLVSSVNMMGIGNYANINVSSLSQGIYHLNLVNTDGSRSKFRTIAIQR
- a CDS encoding aminodeoxychorismate synthase component I; translated protein: MLDFVHKANEYGSIGLPFFFLVDFELEKPIIMPLDSLADEGIFFDFEGQANSSITNMISKDFAFEKHPVSREVYTQAFVKVLENINYGNSYLTNLTFASEIECDLDFETIFANSEAKFKLLFRDEFVCFSPEIFVKIIDGKIFSYPMKGTIPSEIPNALEIIMADKKEEAEHNTIVDLIRNDLSIVSEKVEVLRFRYPDYLHTNTKNLIQISSEICGSLSNNWQSRIGNILAALLPAGSVSGAPKKRTLDIIAQAESDKRGYYTGVAGIFDGNNLTSCVLIRFIENRAGKSYFRSGGGITSLSDLESEYQELIDKIYVPIHRNT
- a CDS encoding aminotransferase class IV, encoding MSPFIETLRIRNGDIPNIDYHQSRMTRTIFAHYNLGNIPFLEFEIRDRANELDADITYKCRVTYGKSIEKIEFEKYDIKRQIAIKAVTANNLHYSFKYADRSIFQKLLEQNPDYTDVLIIKNGCVTDTTYANIVFVRDGKMFTPSTPLLAGTMRQSLLDTGLITVELIRREDLAGFDKFLLINSMMDLDESPIYDISLISV
- a CDS encoding tyrosine phenol-lyase yields the protein MFKKHIPWAEPYKIKVVEPLKMTSREDRVKAIHEAGYNTFLLRSEDVYIDFLTDSGTNAMSDAQWAGMMMGDEAYAGSKNFYRLESAVQKYYGYKHLVPTHQGRGAENLLSQAMIKPGDYVPGNMYFTTTRFHQEKAGATFIDVIVDEAHDTASLHPFKGNIDLQKYEDLINRVGADKIPYICVAATVNMAGGQPISMENIRAVKALSDKHGIKVMLDATRAVENAYFIQQREEGYSDKSVAAILLELSGYSDGATMSGKKDLLVNIGGFVAVNDWDLFEELRNMVVVYEGLHTYGGLAGRDMEAMAIGLEEAVQDQNIGARVRQVEYFGKLLEKADVPFIKPVGGHAIFLDAKQFYPHIDQEQFPAQVLAADLYVESGVRAMERGIVSAGRDIVTGKNHKPKLELVRLTIPRRVYTQAHFDVVAYYVEELYKKRHEAKGLKMVYEPKYLRFFQARFERL